One genomic window of Halorhabdus sp. CBA1104 includes the following:
- a CDS encoding response regulator transcription factor: protein MGATEELPQALIVDDEREVADAYALRLRGLCDVETAYDGESAVEIVSDREIDVVLLDRHMPGLSGDDVLAELEAMDFAGRVIMITAIDPDFDILDMPFDDYLCKPVDREDVRAAVTQQCTILGYATLGEYFSVEATRQVIAAELPAEQRESHEAYQHSHQQARQLQQRARRLLGDAEALLDAFDDIARGSR from the coding sequence ATGGGTGCCACCGAAGAGCTCCCGCAGGCGTTGATCGTCGACGACGAGCGGGAGGTCGCCGACGCCTACGCACTGCGTTTGCGCGGACTCTGTGACGTCGAGACCGCCTACGACGGCGAAAGCGCCGTCGAGATCGTCAGCGATCGCGAGATCGACGTGGTGTTGCTCGATCGACACATGCCCGGTCTATCCGGCGACGACGTTCTGGCGGAACTGGAAGCGATGGATTTTGCCGGTCGCGTCATCATGATCACCGCGATCGATCCCGACTTCGACATCCTCGACATGCCGTTCGACGACTATCTCTGCAAGCCGGTCGACCGCGAGGACGTCCGGGCGGCCGTGACCCAGCAGTGTACGATCCTCGGCTACGCGACGCTCGGAGAGTACTTCAGCGTCGAGGCCACGCGCCAGGTTATCGCGGCCGAGCTCCCGGCCGAGCAGCGGGAGTCCCACGAGGCGTATCAGCACAGCCACCAGCAGGCACGACAACTACAACAGCGTGCGCGCCGGCTGCTTGGCGATGCGGAGGCCCTCCTCGACGCGTTCGACGATATCGCCCGCGGGAGTCGGTAA
- a CDS encoding DUF6498-containing protein, with translation MRAAPSITDSLPAPAWLRDLPVVVGNLVPIAGVVFFGWSPTALLLVYQAELAAICVWTIVQIPFAHKRPNNAIDDRFRLLGPLQEKRGAIRLPGPLPPVYPRNLPTLVFSVVIAPVVVGLAFFAFALTRPTVTEADAAAFLLGGAAVFLTRGIDTYREYFRESGYREHSPRSLLLVPFKYLFVVGLLFMVFLGLESTVNTTAILDPGRSVLALAIGKLAYDIRASRLERDDDRRSLFSLLYGSKRTEIEPEPVEMPAGEPRLRTSMSQRAAIVDALLHGGAYLAGSIGFVTTLIVGFGVLASSVGIVVVGLGLGGFFVALRATIRYFRYGTLEYYCYDDVLVAYDRLLEEPQAKLDAHTVTGVTRSAGRLDRLLGTASLEFDVYATDETTVELFVPVPESVDTDDDANESVPMTVPHLSEPRSIVETLGLSWRLDDED, from the coding sequence GTGCGCGCCGCCCCCTCCATCACCGATTCGTTGCCCGCACCTGCTTGGCTTCGTGATCTCCCCGTCGTCGTGGGCAATCTCGTCCCGATCGCCGGCGTCGTCTTCTTTGGGTGGTCACCGACGGCGCTGTTGCTCGTCTATCAGGCCGAACTGGCCGCGATCTGCGTCTGGACCATTGTGCAAATCCCCTTCGCCCACAAGCGACCCAACAACGCCATCGACGACCGCTTTAGACTGCTCGGGCCGCTACAGGAAAAGCGAGGGGCCATCCGACTGCCGGGACCACTCCCCCCAGTGTATCCGCGCAATCTCCCGACGCTCGTCTTCTCGGTGGTCATCGCGCCCGTCGTCGTGGGACTGGCCTTTTTTGCCTTCGCTCTGACGCGACCGACGGTCACCGAGGCTGATGCGGCCGCGTTCCTCCTCGGTGGGGCCGCCGTCTTTCTCACTCGCGGGATCGACACCTACCGCGAGTACTTCCGTGAGAGCGGGTATCGCGAACACTCTCCGCGATCCTTGCTTCTCGTGCCGTTCAAGTACCTCTTCGTCGTTGGTCTCCTGTTTATGGTCTTTCTCGGCCTCGAATCGACCGTAAACACGACCGCGATCCTCGATCCCGGGCGGTCGGTTCTCGCCCTCGCGATCGGCAAACTCGCCTACGACATCCGGGCGAGCCGACTGGAACGTGACGACGATCGCCGGAGTCTGTTCTCGCTGCTGTACGGCAGCAAACGTACCGAGATCGAACCCGAACCGGTCGAGATGCCCGCGGGAGAACCACGTCTCCGGACCTCGATGAGTCAGCGGGCGGCGATCGTCGACGCCCTGCTTCACGGCGGTGCCTATCTGGCGGGCTCGATCGGGTTCGTCACCACTTTGATCGTCGGCTTTGGCGTGCTCGCATCGAGCGTCGGGATCGTCGTCGTTGGCCTCGGCCTGGGTGGGTTCTTCGTCGCATTGCGGGCGACAATCCGCTATTTCCGGTACGGGACGCTCGAATACTACTGCTACGACGACGTTCTGGTGGCCTACGACCGACTGCTCGAGGAACCACAGGCGAAACTGGACGCCCACACGGTCACCGGGGTGACCCGTTCTGCGGGACGGCTCGATCGCTTGCTTGGCACTGCGTCCCTCGAATTCGACGTCTACGCGACGGACGAGACGACAGTCGAGCTGTTCGTCCCGGTCCCCGAATCGGTCGACACCGACGACGATGCCAACGAGAGTGTCCCGATGACCGTTCCGCACCTCTCGGAGCCTCGTTCGATCGTCGAGACGCTTGGTCTCTCGTGGCGTCTCGACGACGAGGACTGA
- a CDS encoding helix-turn-helix transcriptional regulator gives MRNDLSARREAEGLSQGELAQAVGVTRQTINAIERDRYDPSLELAFALAEHFECAIEDIFDPVEIDP, from the coding sequence ATGCGCAACGACCTCTCTGCACGGCGGGAAGCCGAGGGCCTCAGCCAGGGCGAGCTCGCCCAGGCAGTCGGTGTGACCCGCCAGACGATCAACGCGATCGAGCGCGATCGCTACGATCCGTCCCTGGAACTGGCCTTCGCTCTGGCCGAGCACTTCGAGTGTGCCATCGAGGATATCTTCGATCCGGTCGAGATCGATCCGTGA
- a CDS encoding DUF2178 domain-containing protein gives MTTTNGPKLTRQRYRGLVYGIAAVAILGFLAGFVLDQHLAGAVVYMLGAWLGGGIAVGAPLWSDRTLQDERDYHLHNRASGLLVGITMVLGLSLLPALYVLDAGDIVEISGVVSGIVLTLSALFLLYGVCFGIAKQME, from the coding sequence GTGACTACTACCAACGGACCGAAACTGACGCGCCAGCGCTACCGTGGACTCGTTTACGGCATCGCCGCCGTCGCCATCCTCGGATTCCTGGCCGGGTTCGTCCTCGACCAGCACCTCGCCGGGGCGGTCGTCTACATGCTCGGGGCGTGGCTCGGGGGCGGCATCGCCGTGGGGGCACCGCTGTGGAGTGACCGGACGCTGCAAGACGAGCGCGATTACCACCTCCACAACCGGGCGAGTGGGTTGCTCGTCGGGATCACGATGGTCCTTGGTTTGAGTCTGCTCCCAGCGCTATACGTGCTCGATGCCGGTGATATCGTCGAGATCTCGGGTGTCGTCTCGGGCATCGTCCTCACACTCTCGGCGCTGTTCTTGCTGTATGGCGTCTGTTTCGGGATCGCGAAACAGATGGAGTGA